In Devosia litorisediminis, one genomic interval encodes:
- a CDS encoding tetratricopeptide repeat protein: protein MIEAYISGQAARVAFVQGDEFSYIDADNPKYEVKILAHQLAYVFADATDVERVLLRRKEDSYTPLLQRYNIDRALHMVDVALDRELSEELRHAAAETFVELTEDNTVLVAVKNVLYARPISSDHIDAARADTLSSIHSFNDLLTDLTQSRVLSHKVVASFERASKNMEKDTKSQIWATAVYAGLFRELVLAGIDAVKINAAVFHCYTVLSKFPNGRGFVKEWVRDLTVPLDRSAMVNTPEPDIRRGPEHVQWSARVASPHEMYSAVLGRQDSILEHLRAGDVGQARHFADQLVQWQLHNSDSSFASMSLSKLASEARRLKQRSVELEWAKSAIELNPVDAIAVSLLADTYLDLFRLREAEESFRNAIALGQREFGRVGVARTWRAAGKLEEAYNELLEIVAEFQDSDSIFHGWMIAAEIARERGEPVEALRLYEDALVAFPGEAQLWYGKGSALRDLRETEAAAEWLTRTVRTFPQDPTPLCILAEVYRDAGRYNQSLDTYKVARSSFPQSAVVRSGMAEVLIKMGQVEEALRIYSEAKRDFPNESVIFCGYAECLRNKGDLEMSLVAYEEAVSRFPLDLTSRGGRANVLKVMGRHQDAINAYDLNIRDFPFDLVSMSNRANLLRLLGRYTDAVDAYDLLLERRPDYLRARYAKAAILAASGDFSAAFELLPNTQPVTDDDWFAYHVRGMLNLRMNEIGEATRIFAWGKEQAPFGRREQFDRSWAVARMREKDFSVAARHLQHNGDTLELLLRARCLFELGELKQAGLILEAANDNSYPTVVLYRDELKRLVSGFSPTLPANQLSDAEAELLLQAA from the coding sequence ATGATTGAAGCTTACATCTCAGGCCAAGCTGCTAGGGTGGCCTTTGTCCAAGGCGATGAATTTAGCTACATTGACGCGGACAATCCCAAGTATGAAGTCAAGATATTGGCTCATCAGCTAGCTTACGTTTTTGCGGATGCAACGGATGTCGAGCGGGTTTTATTAAGGCGGAAAGAAGATTCCTATACACCGTTGCTTCAGCGATACAACATTGACCGGGCGTTGCACATGGTTGATGTTGCGTTGGATCGAGAGCTAAGCGAAGAGTTGCGGCATGCAGCAGCTGAAACATTTGTTGAGCTCACTGAGGACAATACCGTTCTCGTTGCTGTTAAGAACGTTCTATATGCGCGCCCGATATCTTCAGATCACATAGACGCTGCCCGGGCCGATACGTTATCTAGTATACACAGTTTCAATGATCTTCTCACTGATCTGACGCAGTCCAGAGTTTTGTCGCATAAGGTTGTGGCATCCTTTGAGCGCGCGTCAAAGAATATGGAGAAAGACACAAAATCTCAGATTTGGGCGACGGCCGTATATGCAGGGCTCTTTAGAGAGCTTGTTCTGGCAGGGATTGATGCTGTCAAAATTAATGCAGCAGTTTTTCACTGCTACACAGTTCTGTCTAAGTTTCCAAACGGCAGGGGCTTCGTGAAGGAGTGGGTCAGGGACTTGACCGTTCCGCTTGATAGATCCGCTATGGTCAACACTCCAGAGCCTGATATCCGTCGCGGACCTGAGCACGTGCAATGGTCCGCCAGGGTAGCCTCTCCTCATGAGATGTATTCGGCAGTGCTTGGACGACAAGATTCAATATTGGAGCACCTTCGTGCTGGTGATGTAGGTCAAGCGCGCCACTTCGCAGACCAATTGGTTCAATGGCAGTTGCATAACTCCGACAGTTCGTTTGCCTCTATGTCCTTGTCAAAGCTTGCATCGGAGGCTCGACGTCTCAAGCAGAGATCGGTGGAGTTGGAGTGGGCAAAAAGCGCAATAGAGTTGAACCCGGTCGACGCCATCGCGGTGTCGTTGCTGGCTGATACATATCTTGACCTGTTCCGTCTCCGCGAAGCTGAAGAGTCATTCCGAAATGCAATTGCTTTGGGGCAGCGTGAGTTCGGTCGTGTAGGTGTGGCGCGGACTTGGCGAGCGGCGGGAAAGCTAGAAGAAGCCTACAATGAGCTCCTTGAAATTGTGGCAGAATTTCAGGACAGCGACAGTATATTTCACGGCTGGATGATTGCGGCTGAGATAGCAAGAGAGCGCGGCGAGCCCGTCGAGGCATTGCGGCTTTATGAGGACGCACTTGTTGCATTTCCTGGAGAAGCGCAGCTTTGGTATGGAAAGGGGTCGGCGTTGCGAGATTTGCGTGAAACCGAGGCCGCGGCAGAATGGCTGACGCGAACGGTTCGCACCTTTCCTCAAGACCCCACTCCGTTGTGTATTCTAGCTGAGGTCTATCGAGATGCGGGCCGATACAATCAGTCTCTGGACACATACAAAGTAGCTAGGAGTTCCTTTCCGCAGTCTGCCGTTGTCCGAAGCGGTATGGCTGAGGTCTTGATCAAGATGGGTCAGGTTGAAGAGGCCCTCAGAATCTATTCTGAGGCAAAGCGTGATTTCCCAAATGAGTCGGTGATTTTCTGCGGATACGCTGAATGCCTGAGGAATAAGGGTGACCTTGAGATGTCTTTGGTGGCATATGAAGAAGCTGTATCTCGATTTCCTTTGGACTTAACTTCGAGAGGTGGTCGGGCAAATGTCCTAAAGGTTATGGGACGCCACCAAGATGCCATAAACGCCTACGATCTTAACATTCGGGACTTTCCATTTGACTTGGTTTCGATGTCAAATCGAGCCAACTTGTTGCGTTTGCTGGGCAGGTATACAGACGCAGTGGACGCTTATGATCTGCTGCTTGAACGGAGACCCGATTATCTCCGTGCTAGGTACGCTAAGGCGGCTATCCTCGCGGCTTCGGGGGATTTTTCTGCTGCGTTTGAGTTACTGCCCAATACACAGCCAGTTACGGACGATGATTGGTTCGCGTATCACGTTCGTGGAATGCTCAATTTGCGGATGAATGAGATTGGTGAGGCCACTCGGATATTTGCGTGGGGGAAAGAGCAGGCGCCGTTTGGTCGGCGGGAGCAGTTTGATCGATCATGGGCTGTAGCAAGGATGAGGGAAAAGGATTTTTCCGTCGCAGCGCGTCACTTGCAGCACAATGGTGATACCTTAGAGTTGCTCCTAAGGGCGCGGTGCTTATTTGAGTTGGGCGAGCTTAAGCAGGCAGGCCTCATATTGGAGGCGGCAAATGACAATAGTTATCCTACTGTCGTTCTATATAGAGACGAATTGAAACGCCTTGTGTCGGGATTCTCACCAACCTTACCTGCTAATCAACTTTCAGACGCAGAGGCCGAACTGTTGCTCCAAGCTGCCTAG
- the uvrB gene encoding excinuclease ABC subunit UvrB, whose translation MAAKSSKTKINSVDRVDFEGMGEAPQAGFGHVPSSGVSASGDPEIEGKLRSALSSAKSKSGSSRTVEGAAVGVTATVKALEQIILHGRKEVEGSSPWVPHKAESRLKRGGQPFRMVTPYEPRGDQPTAIAELVEGVNNGETDQVLLGVTGSGKTFTAAQVIARTNRPALILAPNKTLAAQLYGEFKSFFPDNAVEYFVSYYDYYQPEAYVPRTDTYIEKESTINEQIDRMRHSATRAILERNDVIIVSSVSCIYGIGSVEDYTAMTIDVQKGEKIDQRELLAKLVALQYKRGDTGFVRGTFRVRGDTVEIFPAHYEAAAWRVSLFGNEIESITEFDPLTGKKSADLTFIRVFANSHHVTPRTTMNQAIKLIRAELNARLQELNGGGRFLEAQRLEQRTLFDLEMMEATGSCAGIENYSRYFSGRKPGEPPPTLFEYLPDNALVFVDESHVTIGQLGAMYRGDLRRKATLAEYGFRLPSCMDNRPLRFEEWNAMRPQSVYVSATPGSWEMEQTGGVFAEQVIRPTGLIDPPVEIRPAKAQVDDVVDEIRQVNKAGYRTLLTVLTKKMAEDLTEYLHEQGIRVRYMHSDVDTIERIEIIRDLRLGAFDVLVGINLLREGLDIPECGFVAILDADKEGFLRSETSLIQTIGRAARNVDGKVVLYADKITGSMERALAETSRRREKQIAYNTEHGITPQSVRSNIHDIVDSVDERDHVTISIGKGKDGKEVTHVGANLAAVIKDMEAQMREAATNLEFEKAARLRDEVKRLREMELDTLEGEVN comes from the coding sequence ATGGCCGCCAAATCGTCTAAAACCAAGATCAATTCCGTCGACCGCGTCGATTTCGAGGGCATGGGCGAGGCCCCCCAGGCCGGCTTTGGCCACGTTCCCTCCTCGGGCGTCTCGGCCAGTGGCGATCCCGAAATCGAGGGCAAGCTGCGCTCCGCCCTGTCTAGCGCCAAGTCCAAATCGGGGTCCTCCAGGACCGTCGAGGGCGCCGCCGTAGGCGTTACCGCCACCGTCAAGGCGCTTGAACAGATCATCCTGCATGGCCGCAAGGAAGTCGAAGGCAGCTCTCCCTGGGTGCCGCACAAGGCCGAGTCCAGGCTCAAGCGCGGCGGCCAGCCCTTCCGCATGGTCACCCCCTATGAGCCGCGCGGCGATCAGCCCACCGCCATTGCCGAACTGGTCGAGGGCGTTAACAATGGCGAGACCGATCAGGTGCTGCTCGGCGTCACCGGCTCGGGCAAGACCTTCACCGCCGCCCAGGTCATCGCCCGCACCAATCGCCCCGCCCTGATCCTGGCGCCCAACAAGACCCTGGCCGCCCAGCTCTATGGCGAGTTCAAATCCTTCTTTCCCGACAATGCGGTCGAGTATTTCGTATCCTATTACGACTACTACCAGCCCGAGGCCTACGTCCCGCGCACCGATACCTATATCGAGAAGGAATCCACCATTAACGAGCAGATCGACCGCATGCGCCACTCGGCCACGCGCGCGATCCTCGAGCGCAATGACGTCATCATCGTCTCCTCGGTCTCGTGCATTTACGGCATTGGCTCGGTCGAAGACTACACCGCCATGACCATCGACGTGCAGAAGGGCGAGAAGATCGACCAGCGCGAGTTGCTCGCCAAGCTGGTGGCCCTGCAATACAAGCGCGGCGATACCGGCTTCGTGCGCGGCACCTTCCGCGTGCGCGGCGATACCGTCGAAATCTTCCCGGCCCACTATGAAGCGGCGGCCTGGCGCGTGTCCCTGTTCGGCAACGAGATCGAGTCGATTACCGAATTCGATCCCCTGACCGGCAAGAAGAGCGCCGATCTCACCTTCATTCGCGTCTTCGCCAATTCCCACCACGTGACGCCGCGCACCACCATGAACCAGGCCATCAAGCTGATCCGCGCCGAGCTCAATGCCCGGCTGCAGGAGCTCAATGGCGGTGGCCGTTTCCTCGAGGCCCAGCGGCTTGAACAGCGCACACTGTTCGATCTCGAAATGATGGAAGCCACCGGCTCCTGCGCCGGCATCGAGAACTATTCGCGCTACTTCTCGGGCCGCAAGCCGGGCGAGCCACCACCAACCCTGTTTGAATACCTGCCCGACAATGCCCTGGTGTTCGTCGACGAAAGCCACGTCACCATCGGCCAGCTCGGCGCCATGTATCGCGGCGATCTGCGCCGCAAGGCCACCCTGGCCGAATATGGCTTCCGCCTGCCCAGCTGCATGGACAATCGCCCGCTGCGCTTTGAAGAGTGGAACGCCATGCGGCCGCAATCGGTCTATGTCTCGGCCACCCCCGGCAGCTGGGAAATGGAGCAGACCGGTGGCGTGTTTGCCGAACAGGTCATTCGCCCCACCGGGCTGATCGATCCCCCGGTCGAAATCCGCCCCGCCAAGGCCCAGGTCGATGACGTGGTCGATGAAATCCGCCAGGTCAACAAGGCCGGCTACCGCACCCTGCTCACCGTCCTGACCAAGAAGATGGCAGAGGATCTCACCGAATATCTGCACGAGCAGGGCATTCGCGTGCGCTACATGCACTCCGATGTCGACACCATCGAGCGCATCGAGATCATTCGCGATCTGCGTCTGGGCGCCTTCGACGTGCTGGTGGGCATCAACCTGCTGCGCGAAGGCCTCGACATTCCCGAATGCGGCTTCGTCGCCATTCTGGATGCTGACAAGGAAGGCTTCCTGCGCTCAGAAACCTCCCTCATCCAGACCATTGGCCGCGCCGCGCGTAACGTCGATGGCAAGGTCGTGCTCTATGCCGACAAGATCACCGGCTCGATGGAACGCGCTTTGGCCGAAACCAGCCGCCGCCGCGAAAAGCAGATCGCCTACAACACCGAACACGGCATCACGCCCCAGTCGGTGCGCTCCAATATTCACGACATTGTCGACAGCGTCGATGAGCGCGACCACGTCACCATCTCCATTGGCAAGGGCAAGGACGGCAAGGAAGTCACCCATGTCGGCGCCAACCTCGCCGCCGTCATCAAGGACATGGAAGCCCAGATGCGCGAAGCCGCGACCAATCTGGAATTCGAAAAGGCCGCGCGGCTCCGCGACGAAGTCAAACGGTTGCGGGAGATGGAGCTGGATACGCTGGAAGGCGAGGTGAACTAG
- a CDS encoding DUF3429 domain-containing protein: protein MSRDNQRIATVLTLAGITPIWILLALRPLVFVDTLAFAALGYGAVIASFVCGVHWGLFMARYRVMPFNLLVTSNVGALAAWAMLLLGQVSLPTGFVGLALVLAGLLALDWRLVQRGGIAPWFWRLRWMATAGLGLGLLVWGISI from the coding sequence ATGAGCCGCGACAATCAACGTATTGCCACTGTGCTGACCCTGGCGGGGATCACGCCGATCTGGATTCTGCTGGCGCTGCGCCCGCTGGTTTTTGTCGACACGCTGGCCTTTGCGGCGCTGGGTTATGGCGCGGTGATCGCCAGCTTTGTGTGCGGCGTGCATTGGGGCCTGTTCATGGCCCGCTATCGGGTGATGCCATTCAATCTGCTGGTGACCAGCAATGTCGGGGCACTGGCGGCCTGGGCCATGCTGCTGCTGGGACAGGTATCGCTGCCGACCGGGTTTGTCGGGCTGGCCCTGGTGCTGGCGGGATTGCTGGCGCTGGATTGGCGACTGGTGCAGCGCGGCGGGATTGCGCCCTGGTTCTGGCGTCTGCGCTGGATGGCGACTGCCGGGCTAGGGCTGGGATTATTGGTTTGGGGAATAAGCATATGA
- a CDS encoding NAD(P)/FAD-dependent oxidoreductase → MSRIAIIGAGIGGLTLGQALASQHDVVVFEKGRGVGGRMATRYADGFAFDHGAQYFTVRDPRFAALVQPLIASGAVAPWEGKIARIAGDGMMSTADPHDIHYVGMPNMNSLAKALAANVSVRTGVDVAPLGARQGEGWVLSDIDGVALGVFDWVISTTTPHQTVALFADHAPADGPLRRATMLPCYALMLGFGRAIERPWVLARVADSAIELVALNSSKPGRDASKGTLVAHSTSAWAAAHLGDDPADIQTALERAVAAAIWLDPATARFRTAHRWKSARLRQDNSEPPFVDRARGLAASGDWTTGSRVENVVLSALDLAAAIGASK, encoded by the coding sequence ATGAGCCGGATTGCGATTATCGGGGCCGGTATTGGCGGGCTGACGCTGGGGCAGGCGCTGGCCAGCCAGCATGATGTGGTGGTGTTCGAGAAGGGCCGCGGCGTGGGCGGGCGCATGGCGACGCGCTATGCTGATGGCTTCGCCTTTGACCACGGTGCACAGTATTTTACGGTACGCGATCCGCGTTTTGCGGCACTGGTGCAGCCCTTGATTGCGAGCGGTGCGGTGGCGCCGTGGGAGGGCAAGATCGCCCGCATTGCCGGCGATGGGATGATGAGCACGGCGGACCCGCACGATATCCATTATGTCGGCATGCCCAATATGAACAGTCTGGCCAAGGCGCTGGCGGCCAATGTCAGCGTGCGCACCGGGGTGGACGTGGCGCCGCTGGGTGCGCGGCAGGGCGAAGGCTGGGTGCTCAGCGATATTGATGGGGTGGCGCTGGGCGTATTTGACTGGGTGATTTCAACCACGACGCCGCATCAGACGGTCGCGCTGTTTGCCGATCATGCGCCCGCCGATGGTCCACTGCGCCGTGCGACCATGCTGCCATGTTATGCGCTGATGCTGGGGTTCGGTCGGGCAATCGAGCGGCCATGGGTCTTGGCGCGTGTTGCTGATAGCGCCATTGAGCTGGTGGCGCTCAATTCGAGCAAGCCCGGCCGTGACGCCAGCAAGGGCACGCTGGTGGCGCATTCCACCAGCGCCTGGGCAGCGGCCCATCTGGGGGATGATCCGGCCGATATCCAGACGGCGCTGGAGCGAGCGGTGGCCGCCGCAATCTGGTTGGACCCGGCGACAGCGCGCTTCCGCACCGCGCACCGGTGGAAATCGGCACGGCTGCGCCAGGACAATAGTGAGCCGCCCTTTGTCGACCGCGCGCGCGGCCTGGCGGCCAGCGGGGACTGGACGACAGGCAGCCGGGTGGAGAATGTGGTGCTCAGCGCGCTGGATCTGGCGGCTGCAATCGGGGCCTCAAAATAG